The Betaproteobacteria bacterium region TCCTTCCTGTTCGTGCCGGTGCCGCCCTGGCCACCAAGCCAATTTTGCTGGCCAAGGAGAACGACCCCGAGCCAACACTCAATCTCCATGAACGCATCGGCGTTGCCCGACTGACCCGCCCGGAAGCCTGCCTGGCCATTCAGGGCAAGGGTTTCAAAGGGCAAACTCGCGGCGCCGACTTCAAGGGGAGGATGCGCTACATGGCAGTCGACCGCTGGAAGCCGGTCAAGATTAGCAGCCACCCCTACGATGTGCCCGAATGCGATTTATGCGTCCGCGAATGTCCGGTCAAGGGTGCGATTTCCATTGAAACGGTGTTTGCTCCCGATGGCAGCAAGCGCAAATCACCGGTCGTTCATGAACCGTGTGTCGGTTGTGGCGTTTGTGAAATGGTCTGCCCGGTAGAACCTGGCTGCATTACTGTTGAAGCTGGCGAGGTCTGGAAAACATGAGCGCACTACTCAATCGGCGGTTTTTTGACCAGATCAAGGTGATGTTCGGTGCCGAGCCAACGAAGCCCAAGAAAATCAGCCCGGCTGCCCAGAAAATCCATTTCTACAAA contains the following coding sequences:
- a CDS encoding 4Fe-4S dicluster domain-containing protein → MSESNNEPPRQVASDQTPAISIAKRQTGRRRVLRTILLTGGVLGAAMSGFLPIIYSQKKRLRPPGALDEKDFLGSCIKCGQCVQVCPVQAIKLADLIDGVGVGTPYIDPRNQACDFSCDAVQCILACPTGSLTYHKPDFLPVRAGAALATKPILLAKENDPEPTLNLHERIGVARLTRPEACLAIQGKGFKGQTRGADFKGRMRYMAVDRWKPVKISSHPYDVPECDLCVRECPVKGAISIETVFAPDGSKRKSPVVHEPCVGCGVCEMVCPVEPGCITVEAGEVWKT